From Microbacterium pseudoresistens, the proteins below share one genomic window:
- a CDS encoding DM13 domain-containing protein — MRKTPLLLPTALLAVGLALAGCSSPTDSGTNEGMQDSSSESMAPNDSMAPEDSMDEDEAMNSDAMAEVSGMFEGLGDKSVAGTATLSGDALTLSGFSSDEGPDLHVYLTNGVDEEAVTAGMRIDAVAFDQESQTFALDGVDPSTYTHVVIHCDKAKAVFGAAALS; from the coding sequence ATGCGCAAGACACCCCTTCTCCTCCCCACCGCCCTGCTGGCCGTCGGCCTGGCACTCGCGGGCTGCAGCTCGCCAACCGATTCGGGCACGAACGAGGGCATGCAGGACTCGTCGTCGGAGTCCATGGCCCCGAACGACTCGATGGCGCCGGAGGATTCGATGGACGAGGACGAGGCGATGAACAGCGACGCCATGGCCGAGGTCAGCGGCATGTTCGAGGGCCTGGGCGACAAGAGCGTCGCAGGGACGGCGACGTTGTCGGGTGACGCGCTGACCCTGTCGGGGTTCTCGTCCGATGAGGGCCCGGACCTGCACGTGTACCTCACCAACGGCGTCGACGAGGAGGCCGTGACCGCGGGGATGCGCATCGACGCCGTCGCGTTCGATCAGGAGTCGCAGACATTCGCGCTCGACGGCGTCGATCCCTCGACGTACACGCACGTCGTGATCCACTGCGACAAGGCCAAGGCGGTGTTCGGCGCCGCCGCACTGTCGTGA
- a CDS encoding peptide MFS transporter, which yields MSDSRVDAASPQTDSGFFGQPRALVHIFGVEMWERFSFYGMQGILLIYLYYSATQGGLGMQESVAAGIVGAYGGAVYLSTILGAWVADRMLGAERVLFLSAIVIMAGHIALALLPGFVGVGVGLVLVAIGSGGLKATATSVVGTLYSADDPRRDGGFSLFYLGINLGAFLGPILTGLLQSTLGFHWGFGLAAVGMAAGLVQYSFGRRGLPDEAREVPNPLPRSRYPMVGIIAAAAVIIIVACVLLGVIRAENLALIVVIVVIAAAVAYFTVILSSRRITSEERSRVWGFVPLFITSVAFWALYQQQFTVLTVYSDKQLDRNLFGWEMPVSWVQSINPVFIIVLSGVFAWIWTKMGSRQPSTPVKFALGAMIMGGAFLLFLPFAGGGPNSTPLLAIVGILFVFTVAELLLSPVGLSVATKLAPHAFHTQMVALFFLSVSLGTAVSGQLAVFYDPSNETPYFLTLGLVAVAVGVMLLLAVKPVLRLMKGVR from the coding sequence ATGAGCGATTCGCGGGTCGATGCCGCATCCCCCCAGACCGATTCCGGATTCTTCGGACAGCCGCGCGCCCTCGTGCACATCTTCGGGGTGGAGATGTGGGAGCGGTTCAGCTTCTACGGGATGCAGGGCATCCTGCTCATCTACCTGTACTACTCCGCGACGCAGGGCGGATTGGGGATGCAGGAGTCGGTCGCCGCCGGCATCGTCGGCGCCTACGGCGGGGCGGTGTACCTCTCCACGATCCTCGGCGCCTGGGTCGCCGATCGGATGCTCGGAGCCGAGCGCGTGCTCTTCCTCAGTGCGATCGTCATCATGGCCGGCCACATCGCCCTCGCCCTGCTGCCCGGTTTCGTCGGGGTGGGCGTGGGGCTCGTGCTCGTCGCCATCGGATCGGGCGGGCTCAAGGCCACGGCGACCTCGGTCGTCGGCACGCTCTACAGCGCCGACGACCCGCGCCGCGACGGCGGGTTCTCGCTGTTCTACCTCGGCATCAACCTCGGTGCGTTCCTCGGGCCCATTCTGACGGGCCTGCTGCAGTCCACCCTCGGCTTCCACTGGGGCTTCGGCCTCGCCGCCGTCGGCATGGCGGCCGGTCTCGTGCAGTACTCGTTCGGACGCCGCGGACTTCCCGACGAGGCGCGGGAGGTGCCCAACCCCCTCCCGCGCTCGCGCTATCCCATGGTCGGCATCATCGCCGCGGCCGCCGTGATCATCATCGTCGCGTGCGTGCTGCTGGGCGTGATCCGCGCGGAGAACCTCGCCCTCATCGTGGTCATCGTGGTGATCGCCGCCGCGGTGGCCTACTTCACCGTGATCCTGAGCAGTCGGCGGATCACCTCGGAGGAGCGCAGTCGCGTATGGGGGTTCGTGCCCCTGTTCATCACCTCGGTCGCCTTCTGGGCGCTGTACCAGCAGCAGTTCACGGTGCTCACGGTCTACTCGGACAAGCAGCTGGACCGCAACCTGTTCGGCTGGGAGATGCCGGTGTCGTGGGTGCAGTCGATCAACCCGGTGTTCATCATCGTGCTCTCCGGCGTCTTCGCCTGGATCTGGACGAAGATGGGCAGCCGCCAGCCCTCGACGCCCGTGAAGTTCGCCCTGGGCGCCATGATCATGGGAGGCGCGTTCCTGCTGTTCCTGCCCTTCGCCGGCGGCGGGCCGAACTCGACGCCGCTGCTGGCGATCGTCGGCATCCTGTTCGTCTTCACCGTCGCCGAGCTGCTGCTCTCGCCGGTGGGGCTGTCGGTGGCGACCAAGCTCGCCCCGCATGCCTTCCACACCCAGATGGTCGCGCTGTTCTTCCTGTCCGTCTCCCTGGGAACGGCGGTCTCTGGTCAGCTCGCGGTGTTCTACGACCCGTCGAACGAGACGCCGTACTTCCTCACCCTGGGTCTTGTCGCGGTGGCCGTGGGAGTCATGCTCCTGCTGGCCGTGAAGCCCGTGCTGCGGCTCATGAAGGGCGTGCGATAG
- a CDS encoding sensor histidine kinase: MMPLGVLDAAVIILTGAGCAALMTLIAVLLLRRMRGSGLMARFVVVGAASVLAMASSVVAIALEMYISPHDLTVLVWIAATGFLCAVITAVLTARAARSSLSGIAAAVRRVGEGDVVDVEQSGWREFDDLSIRLAETSQKLSEAHAEVERLDSDRRRFLAWISHDLRTPLTAIRALAESMEEGVMDDVAAFPRRVRVQVEAMGRMVDDLFELSRITSGAIRLRTEQVELLDVVSDAVADLRSSSAQRDVQIVQRDVAGHVVWADPHQLARVVTNLLTNAVRHAPRGSEVVVSAEALDEGRLVLAVLDHGGGVAVEDLDRMFEVGWRADAARSTDADGIASGAGLGLAIARGLVRAHGGDVYAERTGDGFCMKVLLPTDSREPVE; encoded by the coding sequence ATGATGCCGCTCGGTGTGCTCGACGCCGCGGTCATCATCCTCACCGGCGCCGGCTGCGCGGCGCTGATGACCCTCATCGCCGTGCTGCTCCTGCGGCGGATGCGCGGCAGCGGCCTCATGGCGCGCTTCGTCGTCGTCGGCGCGGCGTCGGTACTGGCCATGGCATCCTCCGTCGTGGCGATCGCGTTGGAAATGTACATATCGCCGCACGACCTGACGGTGCTCGTCTGGATCGCGGCGACCGGGTTCCTCTGCGCGGTGATCACCGCCGTGCTCACGGCGCGCGCCGCCCGGTCGTCGCTGTCGGGGATCGCCGCGGCAGTGAGGCGCGTGGGCGAGGGCGACGTGGTCGACGTCGAGCAGTCCGGGTGGCGGGAGTTCGACGATCTCTCGATCCGCCTCGCCGAGACGTCGCAGAAGCTCAGCGAGGCGCACGCCGAGGTCGAGCGGCTGGACTCGGACCGGCGCCGTTTCCTCGCCTGGATCTCGCACGATCTGCGCACCCCGCTCACCGCGATCCGCGCGCTCGCCGAATCGATGGAGGAGGGCGTGATGGATGATGTGGCTGCCTTCCCGCGGCGGGTGCGCGTGCAGGTGGAGGCGATGGGTCGGATGGTCGACGACCTGTTCGAGCTGTCCAGGATCACCTCGGGCGCGATCCGGCTGCGCACCGAACAGGTCGAGCTGCTCGACGTCGTCTCCGACGCGGTGGCAGACCTCCGGTCGTCGTCGGCGCAGCGCGACGTGCAGATCGTGCAGCGCGACGTCGCGGGTCACGTGGTGTGGGCCGATCCGCATCAGCTGGCCCGGGTGGTGACCAACCTGCTCACCAACGCCGTGCGACACGCGCCGCGCGGATCGGAGGTGGTCGTCTCGGCCGAGGCGCTCGACGAGGGTCGGCTCGTGCTCGCCGTGCTCGATCACGGCGGAGGGGTGGCGGTGGAGGACCTCGACCGCATGTTCGAGGTCGGCTGGCGGGCGGACGCCGCGCGCAGCACTGACGCCGACGGCATCGCCTCCGGGGCGGGGCTGGGCCTTGCCATCGCGCGCGGGCTGGTGCGGGCGCACGGCGGCGACGTGTACGCCGAGCGCACCGGCGACGGATTCTGCATGAAGGTGCTGCTGCCCACCGATTCGCGCGAGCCCGTGGAGTGA
- a CDS encoding M13 family metallopeptidase, with product MTDVLPAGLALDDLSTTIRPQDDLYRHVNGAWFARTEIPEDKARWGSFHMLAEQAEKDVRAIIEESQNAEPGTEARKIGDLFASFMDTERIEARGAEPLGGPLAEVDAIASIPDLLATVGDFDRRGIAALIGVFVEPDPGDPERYVPFVVQAGLSLPDESYYRLDNFADTRTAFRAHLERILGLAGIADAAATADRVVALEHEIAGHHWDNVASRDAVKTYNLKSWGEFTALVGVDLASWRDKVAPTNPEAFAEVVVYQPSFFEGLGALLVEERLDDWKAWLRAKVVHGLAGYLSDAFVRENFSFYGTELTGVPTIRERWKRGVSAVEGALGDAVGKVYVARHYPPEAEAAMNELIGNLIEAYRQSITELEWMSPPTRERALAKLDTFTPKIGHPKTWRDYSDVEIDPSDLVGNAGRAAAFEHDRSMNKVGRPIDRDEWFMPPQMVNAYYNPLMNEIVFPAAILQYPFFDAARDAAANYGGIGAVIGHEIGHGFDDQGSRYDGSGKLQDWWTDADRAAFEERTSSLIAQYDALVPVGLDAEHHVNGALTIGENIGDLGGLGIALKAYELSLGGEEAPVIDGYTGVQRLLLSWAQVWQQKSRDAETIRLLTIDPHSPNEFRCNQILRNVDAFYAAFDVSEKDALWLPEEERVTIW from the coding sequence ATGACCGATGTGCTGCCCGCGGGCCTCGCCCTCGATGACCTCTCCACCACGATCCGCCCCCAGGACGACCTGTACCGGCATGTGAACGGCGCCTGGTTCGCCCGTACCGAGATCCCCGAGGACAAGGCACGCTGGGGCTCGTTCCACATGCTCGCCGAACAGGCCGAGAAAGACGTGCGGGCCATCATCGAGGAGTCCCAGAACGCAGAGCCCGGCACCGAGGCGCGCAAGATCGGCGACCTGTTCGCGAGCTTCATGGACACCGAGCGGATCGAGGCGCGGGGCGCCGAGCCGCTCGGCGGCCCGCTCGCCGAGGTCGATGCGATCGCGTCGATCCCCGATCTCCTCGCCACCGTCGGCGACTTCGACCGCCGCGGCATCGCCGCGCTCATCGGGGTGTTCGTCGAGCCCGATCCGGGCGACCCCGAGCGCTACGTGCCCTTCGTCGTGCAGGCCGGGCTGTCTCTTCCCGATGAGAGCTACTACCGCCTCGACAACTTCGCCGACACCCGCACCGCCTTCCGTGCGCATCTCGAGCGCATCCTCGGGCTGGCCGGGATCGCGGATGCAGCGGCAACGGCCGATCGCGTCGTCGCCCTGGAGCACGAGATCGCCGGTCACCACTGGGACAACGTCGCCAGCCGCGACGCCGTCAAGACCTACAACCTCAAGAGCTGGGGTGAGTTCACCGCGCTCGTCGGCGTCGACCTCGCCTCGTGGCGCGACAAGGTCGCCCCGACCAATCCGGAGGCGTTCGCCGAGGTCGTCGTCTACCAGCCGAGCTTCTTCGAGGGGCTGGGCGCCCTGCTCGTCGAGGAGCGGCTGGACGACTGGAAGGCGTGGCTGCGCGCGAAGGTCGTGCACGGCCTGGCCGGATACCTCAGCGATGCATTCGTGCGCGAGAACTTCTCGTTCTACGGCACCGAGCTCACCGGCGTGCCGACGATCCGCGAGCGCTGGAAGCGCGGTGTCTCGGCCGTCGAGGGCGCGCTGGGCGACGCGGTGGGCAAGGTCTACGTGGCCCGCCACTACCCGCCGGAGGCCGAGGCGGCGATGAACGAGCTCATCGGCAACCTCATCGAGGCCTACCGGCAGAGCATCACCGAGCTCGAGTGGATGAGTCCGCCCACGCGCGAGCGCGCGCTCGCCAAGCTCGACACCTTCACGCCCAAGATCGGGCACCCCAAGACCTGGCGTGACTACTCCGATGTCGAGATCGATCCGTCCGACCTCGTCGGCAACGCCGGCCGCGCCGCCGCGTTCGAGCACGATCGCTCGATGAACAAGGTCGGCCGGCCCATCGATCGCGACGAGTGGTTCATGCCGCCGCAGATGGTCAACGCGTACTACAACCCGCTGATGAACGAGATCGTGTTCCCCGCGGCGATCCTGCAGTATCCGTTCTTCGACGCCGCCCGCGACGCCGCGGCCAACTACGGCGGCATCGGCGCCGTCATCGGTCACGAGATCGGTCACGGCTTCGACGATCAGGGCAGCCGTTACGACGGCAGCGGCAAGTTGCAGGACTGGTGGACGGACGCCGACCGCGCCGCCTTCGAGGAGCGCACCTCCTCGCTCATCGCGCAGTACGACGCGCTCGTGCCGGTGGGGCTCGACGCCGAGCACCACGTGAACGGCGCGCTGACGATCGGCGAGAACATCGGCGACCTGGGCGGGCTCGGCATCGCGCTCAAGGCGTATGAGCTGTCGCTCGGCGGCGAGGAGGCTCCCGTCATCGACGGGTACACCGGCGTACAGCGGCTGCTGCTGAGCTGGGCGCAGGTGTGGCAGCAGAAGAGCCGCGACGCCGAGACCATCCGGTTGCTCACGATCGACCCGCACTCGCCCAACGAGTTCCGCTGCAACCAGATCCTGCGCAACGTCGACGCGTTCTATGCGGCGTTCGACGTGTCCGAGAAGGATGCGCTGTGGCTGCCCGAGGAAGAGCGCGTCACCATCTGGTGA
- a CDS encoding TrmH family RNA methyltransferase has product MHRENPADDAAPAHGVGPWPGGEASWPGDEHYDPELLAHGDARNVVDRYRYWRMEAIVADLDTRRHPFHVAIENWQHDMNIGSIVRSANAFLADTVHIVGKRRWNRRGAMVTDRYQHVVHHPDIESFAAWAQDEGIPILAVDNTVGALPVQEADLPARCVLLFGQEGPGLSPEALDAASAHIEITQYGSTRSINAGAAAAVIMYEWCRRHA; this is encoded by the coding sequence GTGCACCGCGAGAACCCCGCTGACGACGCCGCACCCGCGCACGGCGTCGGCCCGTGGCCCGGGGGCGAGGCGAGCTGGCCCGGCGACGAGCACTACGATCCGGAGTTGCTCGCGCACGGCGACGCCCGCAACGTCGTCGACCGCTACCGGTACTGGCGGATGGAGGCGATCGTCGCCGACCTCGACACCAGGCGGCACCCGTTCCATGTCGCGATCGAGAACTGGCAGCACGACATGAACATCGGCTCGATCGTGCGCAGCGCCAACGCATTCCTCGCCGACACCGTGCACATCGTCGGCAAGCGACGCTGGAACCGCCGCGGTGCGATGGTCACCGACCGGTACCAGCACGTCGTGCACCACCCCGATATCGAATCGTTCGCGGCATGGGCGCAGGACGAGGGCATCCCGATCCTCGCCGTCGACAACACCGTCGGCGCGCTGCCCGTGCAGGAGGCGGACCTTCCCGCACGGTGCGTGCTGCTGTTCGGTCAGGAAGGCCCGGGGCTCAGCCCCGAGGCGCTGGATGCGGCATCCGCGCACATCGAGATCACGCAGTACGGCTCGACCCGGTCGATCAACGCCGGCGCGGCCGCGGCCGTGATCATGTACGAATGGTGCCGCAGGCACGCGTGA
- a CDS encoding Nramp family divalent metal transporter, translating to MPKNLVATPPRRTPPLRGLALLGPALVAGVAYLDPGNVASNMTAGAAYGYLLVWVVLAGNVMAWLIQYLSAKLGVVTGRSLPELLGSRIRRPWARRAYWAQAELVAMATDLAEVIGGAVALNLLFGIPLLLGGVITGAVSMALLAVHSRRGPRPFEFIVIGLMAIITIGFVAGAVIAPPDPAGIAAGVLPRFTDSGSVLLAASILGATIMPHAIYAHSALSRDRFAIPAQAGDAARPAVRTLLRATRWDVTIAMVIAGSVNLAILLVAAANLAGVEGTDSLEGAHTALEAGLGPVIATLFAVALLASGLASTSVGAYAGAEIMHGLLHVRVPMLARRLVTLIPALVVLAVGFDPTLALILSQVVLSFGIPFALVPLVALTAQRRTLGAFANRALTTVVGILASVLLIALNGVLLWLVLTGT from the coding sequence ATGCCTAAAAATCTGGTCGCCACTCCTCCGCGGCGGACACCGCCACTGCGGGGACTCGCGCTGCTCGGTCCGGCGCTGGTGGCCGGAGTCGCGTATCTCGATCCCGGCAACGTCGCCAGCAACATGACCGCGGGCGCCGCCTACGGCTATCTGCTCGTGTGGGTCGTGCTGGCGGGCAACGTGATGGCCTGGCTCATCCAGTACCTCTCGGCCAAGCTCGGCGTGGTCACCGGACGCTCCCTTCCCGAGCTGCTCGGCAGCCGCATCCGCCGCCCGTGGGCGCGGCGCGCGTACTGGGCGCAGGCCGAGCTCGTGGCCATGGCCACGGATCTCGCCGAGGTCATCGGCGGCGCCGTGGCCCTCAACCTTCTCTTCGGCATCCCGCTGCTGCTGGGCGGCGTGATCACCGGCGCCGTCTCGATGGCGCTGCTCGCGGTGCACTCGCGGCGCGGACCCCGGCCGTTCGAGTTCATCGTGATCGGACTCATGGCGATCATCACGATCGGCTTCGTCGCCGGCGCCGTCATCGCCCCGCCCGACCCGGCGGGGATCGCGGCGGGCGTGCTGCCGCGGTTCACCGACAGCGGATCGGTGCTGCTGGCGGCCTCGATCCTGGGCGCGACGATCATGCCGCACGCGATCTACGCGCACTCCGCACTCAGCCGCGACCGCTTCGCGATCCCCGCACAGGCCGGCGACGCCGCTCGCCCCGCGGTGCGCACACTGCTGCGGGCGACGCGGTGGGATGTGACGATCGCCATGGTCATCGCCGGCTCGGTCAACCTCGCGATCCTGCTCGTCGCCGCCGCCAACCTCGCCGGCGTCGAGGGCACCGACTCGCTGGAGGGCGCGCACACGGCCCTCGAGGCGGGGCTGGGCCCCGTCATCGCCACGCTGTTCGCCGTGGCACTGCTCGCCTCCGGCCTGGCATCCACCTCTGTCGGCGCCTACGCGGGGGCCGAGATCATGCACGGGCTGCTGCACGTGCGCGTTCCGATGCTCGCCCGGCGCCTGGTCACACTCATCCCCGCGCTCGTCGTCCTGGCCGTCGGGTTCGATCCCACGCTCGCCCTGATCCTGAGCCAGGTGGTGCTCTCGTTCGGCATCCCCTTCGCGCTCGTGCCGCTCGTCGCCCTCACGGCGCAGCGCCGCACGCTCGGCGCCTTCGCCAACCGTGCGCTGACGACGGTCGTCGGCATCCTCGCGTCGGTGCTGCTGATCGCGCTGAACGGCGTGCTGCTGTGGCTCGTGCTCACCGGCACGTGA
- a CDS encoding MATE family efflux transporter, translating to MPRSLNREILRLAVPALGALVAEPAFLIVDAALVGHLGTVPLAGLGIASAVLQTIVGLMVFLAYSTTPAVARRFGAGEHGGAVSVGIDGMWLALGLGAVLAAAGALASPWIVSLFGAPAAVAEQADTYLTISMWGLPAMLIVFAATGLLRGMQDTVTPLWIAGCGFAANAALNALFIYGLGWGIAGSAAGTVVAQWGMVAAYVVVVGRLARRHEASVRPQRDGVRGSARSGGWLFLRTVSLRVALLATVGVATGIGTTELAGWQVVFTIFSTAAFALDALAIAAQALIGKGLGAGDIPAVKHVLARTMAWGGWFGVAVGAVIGGLSGVIGIAFTGDAELARLIQPALIVLAVAQPVAGVVFVLDGVLMGAGDARYLAVAGALTLIPFLPALLAVSLIGGGGSVGLLWLAMAFFGVFMLARLATLGWRIRTDAWMRAGAPAV from the coding sequence GTGCCCCGATCCCTGAACCGCGAGATCCTGCGCCTTGCCGTGCCCGCCCTGGGCGCCCTCGTCGCCGAGCCGGCGTTCCTCATCGTCGACGCCGCTCTCGTCGGCCACCTCGGCACCGTGCCCCTGGCCGGGCTCGGCATCGCCTCCGCCGTGCTGCAGACGATCGTGGGGCTCATGGTCTTCCTCGCCTACTCGACCACCCCCGCCGTCGCCCGCCGCTTCGGCGCCGGCGAGCACGGCGGCGCGGTATCCGTGGGCATCGACGGGATGTGGCTGGCGCTCGGACTCGGCGCCGTGCTCGCCGCGGCCGGCGCCCTGGCGAGCCCATGGATCGTGAGCCTGTTCGGCGCCCCTGCCGCGGTGGCCGAGCAGGCCGACACCTACCTCACCATCTCGATGTGGGGTCTTCCCGCCATGCTCATCGTGTTCGCCGCGACGGGACTGCTGCGCGGCATGCAGGACACCGTGACCCCGCTGTGGATCGCCGGATGCGGTTTCGCCGCGAACGCGGCGCTGAACGCCCTGTTCATCTACGGACTCGGATGGGGGATAGCGGGATCCGCGGCCGGCACCGTCGTCGCGCAGTGGGGCATGGTCGCCGCGTACGTCGTGGTCGTGGGCCGGCTCGCGCGGCGGCACGAAGCATCCGTGCGCCCGCAGCGCGACGGCGTGCGCGGGTCGGCACGGTCGGGCGGGTGGCTGTTCCTGCGCACCGTCTCGCTGCGCGTCGCGCTGCTGGCCACGGTGGGCGTGGCGACGGGCATCGGCACGACCGAGCTGGCCGGGTGGCAGGTCGTCTTCACCATCTTCTCCACCGCCGCCTTCGCCCTCGACGCCCTGGCCATCGCCGCGCAGGCGCTGATCGGCAAAGGCCTGGGCGCCGGCGACATCCCCGCCGTGAAGCACGTGCTGGCGCGCACCATGGCGTGGGGCGGATGGTTCGGCGTCGCCGTGGGCGCGGTGATCGGCGGGCTGTCCGGCGTGATCGGGATCGCCTTCACGGGGGATGCCGAGCTCGCCCGGCTCATCCAGCCCGCGCTCATCGTGCTCGCCGTGGCCCAGCCGGTGGCGGGCGTGGTCTTCGTGCTCGACGGCGTGCTCATGGGCGCGGGGGATGCGCGCTATCTCGCGGTCGCCGGTGCCCTCACCCTCATCCCGTTCCTGCCCGCCCTGCTGGCCGTCTCACTCATCGGCGGCGGCGGATCCGTCGGGCTGCTGTGGCTGGCCATGGCGTTCTTCGGCGTGTTCATGCTCGCGCGGCTCGCGACCCTCGGCTGGCGCATCCGCACGGACGCCTGGATGCGCGCCGGCGCACCCGCTGTCTGA
- a CDS encoding DUF1992 domain-containing protein, producing MNARDEHEPDADARPQPVLNAENMPAIVETAIQVAIRRGEFDDLPGAGKPIEGLGAQHDPDWWIRRKIERENLTGLGPPALMLRVEDRGMQEQLDSLTREEDVRAVLDDFNRRVVEARRQLMGGPPVVTAPRDVDAEVAAWRERREAARPHNAAAPERARCIPSFLRRRTR from the coding sequence ATGAACGCACGCGATGAGCACGAGCCCGACGCGGATGCGCGGCCGCAGCCGGTGCTGAACGCCGAGAACATGCCCGCGATCGTCGAGACGGCGATCCAGGTCGCGATCCGCCGCGGCGAGTTCGACGACCTGCCCGGCGCGGGCAAACCGATCGAGGGCCTCGGGGCGCAGCACGACCCGGACTGGTGGATCCGCCGCAAGATCGAGCGCGAGAACCTGACCGGTCTCGGCCCGCCCGCGCTCATGCTGCGCGTCGAGGACCGAGGCATGCAGGAGCAGCTCGACTCGCTCACCCGCGAGGAGGATGTGCGCGCCGTGCTCGACGACTTCAACCGTCGCGTCGTCGAGGCCAGGCGCCAGCTGATGGGCGGGCCGCCCGTGGTCACCGCCCCGCGCGATGTCGATGCCGAGGTCGCGGCCTGGCGCGAGCGGCGCGAGGCCGCACGTCCGCACAACGCCGCTGCTCCGGAGCGCGCGCGGTGCATCCCGTCATTCCTGCGTCGACGAACCCGCTGA
- a CDS encoding response regulator transcription factor: protein MHEEGTGDRRARIVVVEDDQTVRDAVTAYLRANGYDVTAVDNGVGGLRAIREEKPDVAVVDRMLPGLSGDEICREVRTFSAVPILVLTALGEVEQRIEGLEAGADDYLVKPFALRELLLRIAGLLRRARAADAPTRVVTRDEVTIDPARRRVWIRDKEVALAAREYELLAYLFEHDGRAVSRDDILRDVWGWSFGEASTVTVHVRRLREKLEDDPRQPRYVLTEWGVGYRLSTTGAGS from the coding sequence ATGCATGAGGAGGGCACGGGCGATCGGCGCGCACGCATCGTGGTCGTCGAAGACGACCAGACGGTGCGCGATGCCGTCACGGCCTACCTGCGTGCGAACGGATACGACGTGACGGCCGTCGACAACGGCGTGGGCGGGCTGCGGGCGATCCGCGAGGAGAAACCGGATGTCGCCGTCGTCGACCGGATGCTCCCGGGCCTCAGCGGCGACGAGATCTGCCGCGAGGTGCGCACGTTCTCGGCGGTGCCGATCCTCGTGCTGACCGCCCTCGGCGAGGTCGAGCAGCGGATCGAGGGCCTGGAGGCGGGCGCCGACGACTATCTCGTCAAGCCCTTCGCCCTGCGCGAGCTCCTGCTGCGCATCGCCGGGCTTCTGCGCCGCGCCCGCGCGGCCGACGCCCCCACTCGGGTCGTCACGCGCGACGAGGTCACGATCGATCCCGCGCGGCGGCGCGTGTGGATCCGCGACAAGGAGGTCGCGCTCGCCGCGCGGGAGTACGAGCTGCTGGCCTACCTCTTCGAGCACGACGGGCGCGCGGTATCGCGCGACGACATCCTGCGCGACGTGTGGGGATGGTCGTTCGGCGAGGCCTCCACCGTCACCGTGCACGTGCGGCGGCTGCGCGAGAAGCTGGAGGACGACCCGCGCCAGCCGCGCTACGTGCTCACCGAATGGGGCGTCGGATACCGGCTGAGCACGACGGGGGCGGGATCATGA
- a CDS encoding M15 family metallopeptidase: MGLTLVTVDGERVSAGCAAALVRLNEAFRAQFGLELRVSSGYRSTEEQTAIFLERFHVQDEGDGPFGDVRYWNDQRWVRHSSEGTVAAPGTSRHERSGAVDLRDTGSDPGVTTEGTVRSDWLRANGPSFGFQPTGFGFGEAWHYDYDGPQDGPATTKGPATTEGAAQSGAQTTTSEQPRERAMRDSVVRTFTPWLVGALIGWLISLGWEIDDTWRTLITVATALVISMIYYAVVRFLETKVAPRFGWLLGVARSPNYHRRR; encoded by the coding sequence ATGGGGCTCACGCTGGTGACTGTCGACGGCGAGCGCGTCTCCGCAGGATGTGCCGCCGCGCTCGTGCGGCTGAACGAGGCCTTCCGGGCACAGTTCGGCCTGGAGCTGCGCGTCTCGTCGGGGTATCGGAGCACCGAGGAGCAGACGGCCATCTTCCTGGAGCGCTTCCACGTGCAGGACGAGGGCGACGGCCCGTTCGGCGACGTGCGGTATTGGAACGACCAGCGCTGGGTGCGGCACAGTTCCGAGGGAACCGTCGCCGCTCCGGGCACGAGCCGGCACGAGCGCTCCGGCGCCGTCGACCTGCGCGACACCGGAAGCGACCCCGGGGTGACCACGGAGGGCACCGTCCGATCGGACTGGCTGCGCGCGAACGGGCCCTCGTTCGGATTCCAGCCGACCGGATTCGGTTTCGGCGAGGCATGGCACTACGACTACGACGGCCCGCAGGACGGCCCGGCGACGACGAAGGGCCCGGCGACGACGGAGGGCGCGGCGCAGTCCGGCGCCCAGACCACGACGTCGGAGCAGCCTCGCGAGCGCGCGATGCGAGACTCCGTCGTCCGCACGTTCACCCCGTGGCTCGTCGGCGCGCTGATCGGCTGGCTGATCTCCCTCGGCTGGGAGATCGACGACACCTGGCGCACCCTCATCACGGTCGCCACCGCGTTGGTGATCTCGATGATCTACTACGCTGTCGTGCGCTTCTTGGAGACCAAGGTCGCCCCGCGGTTCGGATGGCTCCTCGGTGTCGCGCGCAGCCCGAACTACCATCGGCGGCGCTGA